The Agarilytica rhodophyticola genome has a window encoding:
- a CDS encoding lytic polysaccharide monooxygenase, producing MLTNKHFKYLGAVPLLLTASITFGHGLMVDPPSRNAHCGLNEKPHNATTQGCIDAFAQDSNGGYQFMSVLTHDVGRTGVDPLPPHVCGFGSETFQGGPTPWDTPTDWPTSNVSAGPLDIVWNISWGPHYDDTEEFRYWITKPDFQFDPTRELTWDDFESTEFCVLKYDDKNPDANPNVIPDQINTLFTTKCELPARSGRHVIYGEWGRNRFTFERFHGCIDVTYGNTGPTPPSAQSKTYDLEKNSNLAITLSGTDADGQVTGYTIVDAPVNGVLAGTGADRTYTPTQDFVGNDSFTYTVTDNDGQVSTPATVNINVLDGNVAPQASFTYIADGLVASFDATGSSDVNGDSLTYQWNFGDGQTGSGATVSHTYAAAGTYTATLTVSDGALSSSTDITFAVADATTPTPGGGKCEYVVANSWSSGFVASIRIINTGTEAINGWSVNWDYTSNQTVTSSWNATVAGSGPYSAENLNWNGTIAPGEMVEFGVQGSLPNGASPEIPTISGSVCN from the coding sequence ATGTTAACTAATAAACACTTCAAGTATTTAGGTGCAGTACCTTTATTGCTTACTGCAAGTATTACTTTCGGCCACGGGTTAATGGTCGACCCACCTTCAAGAAATGCTCATTGCGGTTTAAATGAAAAACCTCACAATGCTACTACCCAAGGTTGTATTGACGCCTTTGCCCAAGACTCTAATGGTGGTTATCAATTCATGAGTGTATTAACTCATGACGTCGGTCGTACAGGCGTCGATCCTTTACCACCTCACGTGTGTGGTTTCGGTAGCGAAACTTTCCAGGGTGGGCCAACACCTTGGGATACCCCTACAGATTGGCCGACAAGCAATGTTTCTGCAGGGCCTTTAGATATTGTTTGGAATATTTCCTGGGGGCCCCATTATGACGATACTGAAGAATTTCGTTATTGGATTACCAAACCAGATTTTCAATTTGATCCTACCCGAGAACTCACTTGGGATGATTTTGAAAGTACAGAATTTTGTGTTTTAAAATACGATGATAAAAACCCTGATGCAAATCCTAATGTAATTCCGGATCAAATAAATACACTATTTACCACAAAATGTGAGTTGCCTGCGCGTTCAGGTCGTCATGTAATTTACGGTGAATGGGGACGTAACCGCTTTACCTTTGAGCGCTTCCATGGCTGTATTGATGTTACCTATGGAAATACTGGGCCGACACCACCGAGTGCTCAGAGTAAAACTTATGATCTTGAGAAAAATTCGAATCTAGCAATTACTTTGAGCGGCACTGATGCCGATGGTCAAGTAACAGGTTATACAATAGTCGATGCCCCCGTAAATGGTGTATTAGCTGGTACTGGTGCTGATCGCACTTATACTCCAACACAAGACTTTGTTGGCAACGACAGCTTTACATATACTGTTACTGATAACGACGGACAAGTATCGACACCTGCGACAGTTAATATTAATGTATTGGACGGTAATGTTGCACCTCAAGCGTCATTTACTTATATCGCTGATGGCTTGGTGGCGAGTTTTGATGCTACAGGTTCTAGTGATGTTAATGGCGACAGTTTAACTTATCAATGGAATTTTGGAGATGGCCAAACAGGATCAGGTGCAACGGTTTCTCATACTTATGCGGCAGCAGGTACTTACACGGCGACTTTAACTGTAAGCGATGGTGCACTTAGTTCCAGTACCGATATTACTTTTGCTGTGGCAGATGCTACTACTCCTACGCCTGGTGGTGGTAAGTGTGAATATGTGGTTGCTAATAGTTGGAGTAGTGGCTTCGTTGCTTCTATACGTATTATTAATACCGGTACCGAAGCGATAAACGGCTGGTCTGTTAATTGGGATTATACAAGCAATCAAACTGTTACCAGCTCGTGGAATGCAACGGTCGCAGGTAGTGGCCCTTATAGCGCTGAGAACTTAAATTGGAATGGTACAATTGCACCAGGAGAAATGGTAGAGTTTGGTGTTCAAGGTAGCCTGCCTAATGGTGCCTCACCAGAAATACCCACTATTAGTGGTTCTGTTTGTAATTAA
- a CDS encoding cellulase family glycosylhydrolase — protein sequence MKKKLLVSAMALIFAPWLNAAQVSMTSTGDWNSAFQTSTDITNNEASTVEGWTLEFAASFTIDQIWNAKIISHIGDTYVLGSLDHTGVINPGEKINFGFIASPGNSMLPTMFSFNGENSSGGNPTPTPTATPTATPTPTATPTPTATPTTTPLPTATATPIPTPTATPIPTVTPSPTPNPNPGNALPGDDWLSISGNTIINKEGNAVWLTGANWFGFNTTERIFHGIWSVNLDDTIKSMADRGINLIRVPFATELIDEWMNNEFVPVSFNEFTNPDLVGKNSLEIFDAFIASAKRHGMKVLLDAHSPHIDNSGHVYPTWTRGDITEEVFYNTWVWLAERYKNDDTVIGFDLENEPHGKAHSDTNFAKWDDSSDANNWKRVAEEASKRILAVNPNLLILVEGIEVYPTDGVTWTSKDSKDYHFTWWGGNLRGVKDYPVIVPGHQNQIMYSPHDYGPAVFQQTWFYPGFNKDTLIADVWDENWLYIHREEISPLLMGEWGGFLDGGDNQKWMLALRELMDEYKIHHTFWTLNPNSGDTGGLLMHDWVTWDEEKYNILEAVLWQNSEGKYIGLDHEVPLGANGITVSEHYANGGLEPIGL from the coding sequence GTGAAGAAAAAACTTTTAGTTTCAGCGATGGCATTAATTTTCGCTCCTTGGCTGAATGCAGCTCAGGTTTCAATGACCAGTACCGGTGACTGGAATAGTGCTTTTCAAACCAGTACTGATATCACTAATAACGAAGCGTCGACAGTTGAAGGCTGGACTCTAGAGTTTGCAGCGAGTTTCACAATCGATCAGATATGGAATGCTAAGATTATTTCTCACATCGGCGATACTTATGTATTAGGAAGCTTAGACCATACGGGTGTGATCAATCCAGGAGAAAAAATTAACTTTGGTTTTATCGCATCTCCTGGTAATTCCATGCTGCCAACAATGTTTTCTTTCAATGGCGAGAATAGTAGTGGAGGCAACCCTACGCCAACACCCACGGCCACGCCCACAGCTACGCCAACACCTACAGCTACGCCAACACCCACAGCGACACCGACCACAACACCGTTACCCACTGCTACCGCAACACCGATTCCAACACCTACAGCTACGCCAATACCTACAGTGACACCAAGCCCAACACCTAATCCCAATCCAGGCAATGCACTTCCTGGTGATGACTGGCTGAGTATTTCAGGTAATACCATTATTAATAAAGAAGGTAATGCTGTTTGGTTAACCGGTGCTAACTGGTTCGGCTTCAATACCACAGAGCGAATTTTCCACGGTATTTGGAGTGTTAATTTAGACGACACAATCAAGTCTATGGCTGATCGAGGTATTAATTTAATTCGTGTGCCTTTTGCGACAGAGTTAATTGACGAATGGATGAATAACGAATTCGTACCTGTTAGTTTTAACGAGTTCACAAATCCTGATTTGGTTGGTAAGAATAGCCTAGAAATATTTGATGCATTTATCGCATCTGCCAAACGTCATGGTATGAAAGTATTACTTGATGCTCACTCTCCTCATATCGATAACTCAGGCCATGTTTACCCAACCTGGACAAGGGGTGATATCACTGAAGAAGTGTTCTATAACACATGGGTGTGGTTAGCCGAGCGTTATAAAAATGATGATACCGTTATTGGCTTTGATTTAGAGAATGAACCTCATGGCAAGGCACACTCTGATACCAACTTTGCTAAGTGGGATGATTCCAGTGATGCCAACAACTGGAAGCGTGTTGCTGAAGAAGCTTCAAAGCGCATTCTTGCGGTAAACCCTAACTTACTCATCCTTGTTGAAGGTATTGAGGTCTATCCTACCGATGGTGTCACTTGGACTTCAAAAGATAGTAAGGATTACCACTTTACTTGGTGGGGAGGAAATTTACGTGGTGTCAAAGATTACCCTGTTATTGTGCCAGGCCACCAAAATCAAATCATGTACTCGCCTCATGACTATGGCCCTGCGGTTTTCCAGCAGACTTGGTTTTATCCTGGATTTAATAAAGATACGCTTATTGCTGATGTTTGGGATGAAAATTGGCTCTATATTCATAGAGAAGAAATATCACCACTTCTAATGGGAGAATGGGGAGGTTTCCTCGATGGCGGCGATAACCAAAAATGGATGTTAGCGCTTAGAGAGCTAATGGATGAATATAAAATTCACCATACCTTCTGGACGCTTAATCCAAATTCTGGTGACACTGGTGGTCTGCTAATGCATGACTGGGTTACCTGGGACGAAGAGAAATATAATATTCTCGAAGCTGTGTTATGGCAAAACAGTGAAGGAAAATATATTGGCTTGGATCATGAAGTACCGTTGGGGGCAAATGGTATAACCGTTTCTGAGCATTATGCTAATGGAGGACTAGAGCCTATCGGTTTGTAA
- a CDS encoding glycoside hydrolase family 9 protein, whose amino-acid sequence MVVKFLRVLCLYLVGVVLSMLLNACGSGGNSRDTASSETGATSSTPAPTSTNTPTPSSTPAANIGNGLIKLNQLGFYPNANKVAVVPANATNNFALFNENGEQVFQGQLGTVNTWPHSDESVRLADFSGFNTAGNYRLRIDGIPDSDTFKIDDNVHRLLNSAALKAFYYNRAGMAISAPYAGDWSRTAGHADTEVKIHASAASELRPTGTRITSPMGWYDAGDYNKYIVNSGISTYTLLAAYEHYPDYYRTQNNNIPESGNPLPDILDEVLWNLRWMLTMQDPNDGGVYHKLTTLRFSGQVLPQDADAQRYVVQKSTAAALNFAAVMAVASRIFSEFETHLPGLSEQCRTAALNAWQWAKNNPEVAYRQPSDVFTGEYASAGYRDEFAWAAAELYITLNDDSYYQQFTQYRAEPSVPSWGYTVALGYMSLLHHAQRLSGVADIASIRTSFLSFADDLRNGVNSSAFGIVMGREASEFVWGSNAVALNQSMMLIQAFRDSGERSYADAALTNMDYILGRNGVGISFVTGFGTRSPLAIHHRPSAADSVAAPIPGFVAGGPQPGQQDGCSYPSALPAKSYLDDWCSYSTNEIAINWNAPLVYVSGALEVIF is encoded by the coding sequence ATGGTGGTTAAATTTTTACGAGTATTGTGTTTATACTTAGTGGGCGTAGTGCTTAGTATGCTGTTAAATGCCTGTGGCAGTGGCGGTAACTCTAGAGACACTGCCTCATCCGAAACGGGCGCAACTTCATCTACACCCGCACCTACATCAACTAATACGCCAACACCCAGCAGTACACCTGCTGCAAATATAGGTAATGGGTTAATTAAACTAAACCAGTTGGGTTTTTATCCCAACGCTAACAAAGTTGCTGTAGTACCAGCTAATGCTACAAATAACTTTGCCTTGTTTAACGAAAATGGCGAGCAAGTTTTTCAAGGGCAGCTAGGTACTGTAAACACCTGGCCCCACAGCGATGAATCTGTTCGTTTGGCTGACTTCTCCGGGTTTAACACAGCAGGCAACTATCGTTTGCGCATCGACGGAATACCTGATTCCGATACATTTAAGATTGACGACAATGTTCATCGCCTTTTAAATAGTGCAGCGTTAAAAGCTTTTTACTACAATCGTGCTGGCATGGCAATTTCGGCACCCTATGCTGGTGACTGGAGCCGCACAGCTGGACATGCTGATACAGAAGTAAAAATACATGCTTCAGCAGCCTCAGAACTACGTCCTACTGGTACACGTATTACTTCACCGATGGGCTGGTATGATGCAGGGGATTATAATAAATATATCGTAAACTCAGGGATTTCAACTTACACATTGCTTGCCGCGTATGAACATTACCCAGATTACTATCGCACGCAAAATAATAATATCCCTGAAAGTGGTAATCCCTTACCTGATATTCTCGATGAAGTATTGTGGAATCTACGTTGGATGCTCACCATGCAAGACCCTAACGATGGTGGCGTATATCATAAACTAACGACCCTAAGATTCAGTGGCCAGGTCCTGCCACAAGACGCTGATGCGCAGCGTTATGTTGTGCAAAAATCTACTGCTGCGGCGCTCAATTTTGCTGCGGTTATGGCTGTTGCCAGCCGCATATTTTCTGAGTTCGAAACACACCTGCCAGGTCTTTCAGAACAATGCCGCACCGCTGCGTTAAATGCATGGCAGTGGGCAAAAAATAATCCAGAAGTAGCATATCGTCAGCCTTCAGATGTGTTTACTGGCGAGTATGCCTCTGCTGGTTATCGCGATGAGTTTGCCTGGGCTGCAGCTGAGCTCTACATTACATTAAATGATGATAGCTATTATCAACAGTTTACCCAATATCGGGCTGAACCCTCAGTTCCTAGCTGGGGCTATACCGTGGCCCTAGGTTATATGTCACTGTTACATCATGCTCAACGTTTAAGCGGTGTGGCTGATATAGCCTCTATCCGCACGAGCTTCTTATCTTTTGCCGATGATTTGCGTAACGGCGTCAACTCCTCTGCTTTTGGGATTGTAATGGGACGTGAAGCCTCTGAGTTTGTATGGGGAAGTAACGCCGTTGCCCTCAATCAAAGTATGATGCTTATTCAAGCATTTCGTGATAGTGGTGAACGCAGTTATGCCGATGCTGCGCTGACTAATATGGATTACATTTTGGGACGCAATGGTGTGGGTATCAGTTTTGTTACAGGTTTCGGTACTCGCAGCCCACTTGCTATTCACCACCGACCATCAGCTGCCGATAGTGTCGCGGCACCGATACCGGGTTTTGTTGCCGGTGGTCCGCAGCCAGGACAACAAGATGGTTGTTCTTATCCATCGGCGTTGCCGGCAAAATCTTATCTTGATGATTGGTGTAGTTACAGTACTAACGAAATTGCTATTAATTGGAACGCGCCTCTGGTTTATGTCAGCGGTGCCTTAGAGGTCATTTTTTAA
- a CDS encoding helix-turn-helix domain-containing protein gives MDAVLFNTHDVVLLLTMSCCFISIFIFLLQRSDKRYYNLILTLFFVSSACIPLDTLINYGAAVRPWALHNLPNIFFVFEFGTWIQAPLAYWLIKSIVEKDFSFNRFDYCLALPFLLAASHQSMAYHSLPTETKIVILQTLNISNESITVFFVQFSRDAFRTYVAWLCVVTVRTYFDSVHPRQNNKIVAGYEWLALFAVGFLVMNVWSSLISLTLLTNAYLGFNIPVAIVGLLQNYAILVFFASVIVLYSRNGVRVKDIKPLTKKAHKPQTTYAINPAYISSLEPLMEKDKIFTNPDLTLDLLAEKMGISPRTLSGVINGHYGCNFFEYVNKHRIQEAKRLLESQEFNKTSMLDIMYEVGFNSKATFNGFFKKIEGMTPSQYRKQNLESAKG, from the coding sequence ATGGATGCAGTATTATTTAATACCCATGATGTCGTTTTATTGTTGACAATGAGCTGTTGTTTTATCTCGATATTTATTTTCCTGTTGCAACGCAGCGATAAGAGATATTACAACCTGATCCTAACGTTATTTTTTGTATCTTCCGCTTGTATCCCGCTTGACACACTCATTAATTATGGCGCTGCCGTCAGGCCCTGGGCACTGCATAACCTGCCGAATATATTCTTTGTTTTTGAATTCGGTACCTGGATTCAAGCTCCATTAGCCTATTGGCTTATAAAAAGTATCGTTGAGAAAGATTTTAGTTTTAATCGTTTTGACTACTGTTTGGCGCTGCCTTTTTTGTTAGCTGCGTCACACCAATCTATGGCCTATCACTCGTTACCAACAGAAACTAAAATCGTAATCTTACAGACTTTAAATATTTCTAATGAGTCTATCACTGTGTTTTTTGTGCAATTTTCTCGTGACGCATTCCGCACTTACGTCGCATGGCTATGTGTAGTTACAGTTCGCACTTACTTCGACTCCGTACACCCTCGCCAAAACAATAAAATTGTTGCAGGTTATGAGTGGTTGGCGTTGTTTGCTGTAGGTTTTTTAGTGATGAACGTGTGGAGTTCGCTCATATCGCTAACGCTGTTAACTAATGCATATTTGGGCTTTAATATTCCTGTTGCGATTGTAGGGCTATTACAAAACTATGCAATCTTAGTGTTTTTCGCCAGCGTCATTGTTTTATATTCCCGCAACGGCGTTAGGGTGAAGGATATCAAACCTCTTACTAAAAAGGCGCATAAACCTCAGACAACATATGCAATTAACCCTGCATATATAAGTTCTTTAGAACCATTAATGGAGAAAGACAAAATCTTTACAAACCCTGACCTGACACTAGACTTACTTGCAGAAAAAATGGGTATATCACCGAGAACCTTATCGGGCGTAATTAATGGTCACTATGGATGTAATTTTTTCGAATATGTTAATAAACATCGTATTCAAGAAGCGAAGCGCTTACTTGAAAGCCAGGAGTTTAATAAAACTTCAATGTTAGACATCATGTATGAAGTAGGCTTCAACAGTAAAGCAACCTTTAATGGATTTTTCAAAAAAATTGAAGGTATGACACCGTCTCAGTATAGAAAACAAAACCTTGAAAGCGCTAAGGGTTAA
- a CDS encoding glycoside hydrolase family 3 protein — MNVPHYLIAGLVLSIVAGCDSGSSVDNNRADAQDKSTVETQDNKTDKKAATIHPEIWPKQDSPFAHDAKLEQRVTTILGKMSLEEKVGQVIQADIASVTPKEVQEYHLGSILNGGNSAPGGDNRTTPAAWVALADEFWRASTDTTDGHNGIPALWGTDAVHGHNNIVGATIFPHNIGLGAAHDPDLMHEIGKVTAKELLVTGLDWTFAPTIAVVRDDRWGRTYESYSEDPAIVREYAGYLVEGIQGKLSDDTFLNDDHLIATAKHFIGDGGTVGGRDQGDNISSEEELRDIQGAGYPVAISSGVQAVMASFNSWHGRKMHGYKELLSDVLVDQMGFGGFVVGDWNGHGQVEGCSNVSCAASFNNGLDMFMAPDSWKELYANTLAQVKSGEIPMQRLDQAVSRILRVKIRAGLFEAGLPSKRKHAGRYQLLGAPEHRAVARKAVRQSLVLIKNEKQILPLSPKMNILVAGDGADNIGKQTGGWTLSWQGTGNSKEHFPNSMSIFDGIKEQVDAAGGKAVLSEKGEYKSKPDVAIVVFGENPYAEFQGDRPHVDFQSEDGLNLLRKFKAENIPTVAIFLSGRAMWMNPEINASDAFVAAWLPGSEGGGIADVILRKASGDIQYDFHGKLSFSWPKTGIQTAVNVGDADYDPLFAYGYGLKYSDKTSVKALSEDPQLGDRAQSQGKNFLKAGEPVSPWRLVMRDSGGTVQITNSKAVSAAGALTMTALDHKAQEDTRLFAFSGDAILTIEGEPIDISRESNGDMAMEIQYQVVGDAVADTVLSIGCGEDCLGSMNITEGLKAKRGQGWQETRLKLSCFADKGTDMTKVSSPVIFKVSGNMQLQISSINIVSNQGDASCAL; from the coding sequence ATGAATGTTCCACATTACTTGATTGCGGGGTTAGTGCTATCGATAGTTGCCGGTTGTGACTCTGGCTCTTCCGTCGACAATAACCGCGCTGATGCACAAGATAAATCGACTGTTGAAACACAAGATAATAAGACGGATAAAAAGGCCGCTACAATCCATCCAGAAATTTGGCCTAAGCAAGATTCTCCATTTGCTCATGACGCAAAATTAGAGCAACGTGTTACTACTATATTAGGCAAAATGAGCCTGGAAGAAAAAGTCGGACAGGTCATTCAAGCTGATATCGCTTCTGTGACGCCGAAAGAGGTACAAGAATATCATTTAGGTTCAATATTAAATGGTGGTAACTCTGCTCCAGGTGGTGACAATCGCACAACCCCAGCAGCGTGGGTTGCACTTGCAGATGAGTTTTGGCGAGCATCGACAGATACGACAGATGGCCATAATGGAATTCCCGCTTTGTGGGGGACTGATGCGGTGCATGGCCATAACAATATTGTCGGCGCCACCATTTTTCCACATAACATTGGGCTTGGTGCTGCTCATGATCCAGACCTAATGCATGAAATCGGTAAAGTGACGGCAAAAGAGTTATTGGTAACGGGCTTAGATTGGACTTTTGCTCCTACCATTGCCGTTGTGCGTGATGATCGCTGGGGACGCACCTACGAAAGCTACTCCGAAGATCCTGCCATTGTAAGAGAGTATGCGGGATATCTTGTGGAAGGCATCCAAGGCAAGCTTAGTGATGATACCTTTTTAAATGACGATCACCTTATTGCAACGGCAAAACATTTTATTGGTGATGGCGGCACTGTTGGGGGGCGTGACCAAGGTGACAATATTTCTTCTGAAGAAGAACTGCGTGATATTCAAGGCGCGGGTTATCCTGTGGCGATTAGCAGCGGAGTGCAAGCTGTTATGGCATCTTTTAATAGTTGGCACGGCAGAAAAATGCATGGCTACAAAGAGCTATTAAGTGATGTTTTAGTTGATCAGATGGGCTTTGGTGGTTTTGTTGTAGGGGATTGGAACGGGCACGGTCAGGTCGAAGGTTGTAGTAATGTTTCCTGTGCGGCGTCATTTAATAATGGGCTGGATATGTTTATGGCACCTGATAGCTGGAAGGAATTGTACGCCAATACCTTGGCACAGGTAAAAAGTGGTGAGATTCCAATGCAGCGGCTGGATCAGGCTGTAAGTCGTATTTTGCGTGTGAAAATACGTGCTGGTTTGTTTGAAGCTGGGTTACCATCGAAACGTAAGCACGCGGGACGTTACCAACTTCTCGGTGCTCCAGAACATCGAGCTGTTGCTCGTAAAGCTGTACGTCAGTCTCTTGTCCTGATTAAAAATGAAAAGCAAATTTTACCCCTTTCGCCAAAAATGAATATTTTGGTGGCAGGTGATGGCGCTGATAATATTGGTAAACAAACTGGTGGTTGGACACTTTCTTGGCAAGGCACAGGAAACAGTAAAGAACATTTTCCAAATAGCATGTCCATTTTTGATGGCATCAAAGAACAAGTGGATGCTGCGGGAGGAAAAGCAGTACTGAGTGAAAAGGGTGAGTATAAAAGCAAACCTGACGTTGCGATCGTAGTATTTGGTGAAAATCCCTATGCTGAGTTTCAAGGTGATAGACCTCATGTCGATTTTCAATCTGAAGATGGTCTAAATTTATTGCGCAAATTTAAGGCAGAGAATATTCCTACTGTCGCCATTTTTCTCTCTGGGCGCGCTATGTGGATGAATCCTGAAATAAATGCGTCTGATGCCTTTGTGGCTGCTTGGTTACCCGGTTCAGAAGGCGGTGGTATTGCCGATGTAATACTGCGCAAGGCTAGTGGTGATATTCAATATGACTTCCATGGTAAGCTTTCTTTTTCATGGCCTAAAACAGGCATTCAAACGGCAGTCAACGTCGGTGATGCCGACTATGACCCTCTCTTTGCCTATGGTTATGGACTTAAATATAGCGATAAGACCAGTGTCAAAGCTCTATCAGAAGACCCACAGCTTGGAGATCGGGCGCAATCTCAAGGTAAGAATTTTTTGAAAGCTGGTGAGCCTGTTTCTCCCTGGCGCCTAGTTATGCGTGACTCTGGAGGTACTGTACAAATCACAAACTCAAAAGCTGTGAGTGCTGCTGGCGCATTGACCATGACGGCGCTTGACCATAAAGCCCAGGAGGATACTCGTCTGTTTGCATTCTCCGGCGATGCTATATTAACCATTGAAGGTGAGCCGATTGATATATCTCGAGAGTCTAATGGTGATATGGCGATGGAGATTCAATATCAGGTTGTCGGTGATGCAGTTGCAGATACGGTTCTCAGCATTGGCTGCGGTGAAGATTGCTTAGGCTCAATGAATATTACAGAAGGATTAAAAGCTAAGCGCGGTCAGGGTTGGCAGGAAACGCGTTTAAAATTGAGCTGTTTTGCTGACAAAGGAACAGATATGACGAAAGTAAGCTCTCCTGTCATTTTTAAAGTATCAGGAAATATGCAACTACAGATAAGTTCCATTAACATTGTCAGTAATCAAGGGGACGCTAGTTGCGCACTATAA
- a CDS encoding tryptophan halogenase family protein, with the protein MVKSSSNINNKQYNNRIKKIVIVGGGTAGWMAASALAKMLGSDFSHIYLIESDDIGTIGVGEATIPHIGSFNNILGLDENEFVKKTQATFKLGIKFNNWGQVGESYIHPFGDFGSDMPNGVPFHHYWLKLFQSNNEDLFHYSMEVQACKQGKFSRPLSIKNSPLARIAYAFHLDAGLYAAYLRKFSENHGVHRIEGKIVSVQLREDTGFIQSVTLENSQSIEGDLFIDCSGFRGLLIKESLNTGYIDWSHLLPCDRAVTVASQSSCELLPYTQATAQTAGWQWRIPLQHRTGNGHVYCSQYMSEDEATATLLNNLDGDAISEPKTLAFNTGRRKKFWNKNCVALGLSGGFMEPLESTSIYLIQSGISKLLALFPDKSFSAANSDKYNQLLALEYERIRDFLILHYWANQRSDEQFWSACQQIPIPNYLAEKVRLYKESGRIYRQDDELFSTSSWLAVFHGQNIMADSYHPLVDTHDLGSIQKDLSHIRKTLERCASSMPSHNQFIMKNCASEK; encoded by the coding sequence ATGGTGAAATCTTCATCGAATATTAACAATAAGCAATATAATAATCGTATTAAGAAGATTGTTATTGTCGGTGGCGGCACTGCCGGTTGGATGGCGGCTTCGGCGCTTGCTAAGATGTTAGGTAGTGACTTTAGTCATATCTATTTAATTGAGTCTGATGATATCGGTACTATAGGTGTGGGAGAAGCAACTATCCCACATATTGGATCATTTAATAATATTCTTGGCTTAGATGAAAATGAGTTTGTAAAAAAAACGCAAGCGACTTTTAAGCTTGGAATTAAGTTTAATAACTGGGGACAGGTAGGGGAGTCCTATATCCACCCCTTTGGAGATTTTGGTTCCGATATGCCCAACGGTGTTCCATTCCACCATTATTGGCTTAAGCTTTTTCAAAGTAATAATGAAGATTTATTTCACTATTCGATGGAAGTACAAGCTTGTAAGCAAGGTAAGTTTTCCCGGCCTCTATCTATTAAAAATTCACCTCTTGCAAGAATTGCCTATGCTTTTCATCTAGATGCTGGCTTATATGCAGCTTACTTACGGAAGTTTTCTGAAAATCATGGTGTTCATCGTATAGAAGGTAAAATTGTCAGTGTGCAGCTACGAGAAGATACAGGATTTATTCAGAGTGTCACTTTAGAAAATAGTCAAAGTATTGAAGGTGATCTATTTATTGACTGTAGCGGCTTTAGAGGATTACTCATTAAAGAGTCGCTAAATACAGGGTATATCGACTGGAGTCATCTGTTGCCGTGTGATCGTGCTGTTACGGTTGCAAGCCAGTCGTCTTGCGAGCTTTTGCCTTATACTCAAGCGACAGCGCAAACAGCTGGTTGGCAATGGCGAATTCCTTTGCAACATCGTACTGGTAATGGCCATGTCTACTGTAGTCAATATATGAGTGAGGATGAAGCGACGGCAACCTTATTAAATAACTTAGATGGTGATGCTATTTCTGAGCCGAAGACTTTAGCTTTTAATACTGGTCGTAGGAAAAAATTCTGGAATAAAAATTGTGTTGCTTTGGGGTTGTCTGGGGGTTTTATGGAGCCTCTAGAGTCTACCAGTATTTATCTTATTCAATCTGGTATTTCAAAATTACTGGCGTTATTTCCCGACAAAAGCTTTAGTGCTGCTAATAGTGATAAATACAATCAGCTATTGGCGTTAGAATATGAACGTATTCGAGATTTTCTGATTTTACATTATTGGGCCAATCAGCGATCCGATGAGCAATTTTGGTCTGCTTGTCAACAAATACCAATTCCCAATTATTTGGCGGAGAAAGTTAGACTTTACAAAGAGAGCGGTCGAATTTATCGGCAAGATGATGAACTATTTTCTACCAGTAGCTGGTTAGCAGTTTTTCATGGTCAAAACATTATGGCCGATAGTTATCATCCACTAGTAGATACACATGATCTAGGCTCAATTCAAAAAGATTTAAGTCATATACGCAAGACACTAGAAAGATGCGCCAGTTCTATGCCAAGTCATAACCAATTTATTATGAAAAACTGCGCCTCAGAAAAATAA
- the arfB gene encoding alternative ribosome rescue aminoacyl-tRNA hydrolase ArfB, with the protein MLVISNNVSIPDSEIQFTAVRSQGPGGQNVNKVSSAVVLRFDIHASSLPSFYKSRLLTLRDHRLTQQGVIVIKSQEYRSQDMNRQVAQERLVKMIQEATVVQKTRRATKPSRSSQKKRMDKKTRHGKTKSLRGKVDY; encoded by the coding sequence ATGCTAGTTATTTCCAATAATGTTTCTATACCCGACAGTGAAATTCAGTTTACTGCTGTTCGTTCCCAAGGGCCTGGTGGACAGAACGTTAATAAAGTTTCCTCAGCGGTAGTATTGCGCTTCGATATTCATGCGTCTTCATTACCTTCTTTTTATAAATCGAGACTGCTCACTTTGCGTGATCATCGTTTGACTCAGCAAGGCGTTATTGTGATCAAGTCGCAAGAGTATCGCAGTCAAGATATGAATCGTCAGGTCGCACAAGAACGTTTGGTGAAGATGATTCAAGAAGCAACAGTGGTGCAAAAAACTAGACGAGCTACCAAGCCAAGCCGTTCTTCGCAAAAGAAACGTATGGACAAAAAAACGCGGCACGGAAAAACTAAAAGTCTGAGAGGTAAAGTAGACTACTAA